Sequence from the Deltaproteobacteria bacterium genome:
CGGAGGCAACCACGGACACCTGGGTAGCCTCGCCCCGATCCTCCAGCGAAACGTCCAGGTCCACCTTCAGGTGGCTCCCGATCTTGTTGTCGCTGCCCGTGGCGCGGGCCTTGATCCGGTCCTTCGGCTCGTTCTCCAGCACCTCGATCTTGATGGGGAACGTGACCTTGAAGGGCCCCACCCGAGCGACCATCTTCGCGTTGTAGAGCTTGCCCGCCTCCACCGTCGAGGCCTCCTCGCAGCCGGGAACGCAGGCGATCAGCCGATCCACGTCCCACAGGAAGTCCCAGGTGGTGTCCCGGGACACGCCGATTTCAATGCTGTTCTCGAAATTCATACCGGGATTCTTAGCAGAATCGCGCGCGCGACATCAAGCGCGCTCGTTGAAGCCTTCGAGCACCTCGAACTCCTCGGAGAGGTAGCTCTTGAGCTTCTTCTTGACGCGGCTCTCGATCTGCCGGACACGCTCCCGGCTGATGCCGTAGCGCTCTCCGATCTCGCGCAGCGTGAGCGGCTCCTCCGCCAGAAGACGCTCGCGGAAGACCACCAGCTCCTTGTCCTTGAGGCCCTCGCCGAAGGCCGTGAGCCGCGCCTTCACCGCCTCGCGGTATTCTGCGTCGGCCAGGCGTTCCTCGGGGGTGGGGCTGTTGTCGGTGAGCGTGTTGAGAAGGGTGAGGGACTCGCCCTGCGCCATGGGGGCATCGGTGGAGACGTCGCGGCCCGAGAGCCGCTGGTCCATCTCGATCACCTCGGACTCCTTCACGTCCAGCCGCTGCGCGATGAGCTTGGCGCCGGGCACGAAGCCCTCGGCCTCAAGCTTCTCCTTTTCCTTCTGCAGGTTGAAGAACAGCCGCCGCTGGGCCTGGGTAGTACCCAACTTCACCATGCGCCAGTTGTTCATGAGGTAGCGGATGATGTAGGCGCGGATCCACCAGACCGCGTAGGACGGAAAACGCACGCCGCGGTAGGGATCGAAGTTCTTGAGGCTCTCCATGAGTCCGATGTTGCCCTCCTGGACCAGGTCCAGGAGGTTGCGGAAGGCGCGCTCGTATTCCCGCGCGATCATCACCACGAGCCGCAGGTTCGAGCGCACCAGCGTGTAGGCCGCCTCGATGTCGCCAAGCTCCTTGTACTGGACGGCGAGCTCGTGCTCTTCCTCGCGGGTCAGGATGGGATAGCGGCGGATCTCGGAAAGGTAGCGCTGCAGCGCGTCGAACGGAACCAGCGCGCCGGAGGACTCCTCCGCTTCGGCGTCCTCCACGGGCGCGTCGACATCGTCGAGCAACACGGGTTCGACGGGCGCGTCCTCGGACGGCTCCTCGCTATCGTCGACGACTTCGATGGGCGGATGTTCAGCCATGCGGATACCGTGAATCTACCGTTCTTACGGGCGTTTTTCAAGAACGCGCGGGCACCTTGACACAACCTCCGACGGCCCCTATCTTACCAGCATGGCACTGACGGAGACCATCACGGCTTGGTTTGATCGCAGCCGCGCGAAGCGCGAAGAGCGCAACACGCGCACCGTGCTCGCCGACGGTTACCGGGAGCTGGCCCGGCTCGCCAACCAGCTCAAGCTGCACGCGGAAAAGGCGCCCTACCCGTTCATGGAGGAACGCCTGAGGGAGATGGCGGCGGAAAAGGAAAAGAGCAGCGCGCGGCTCTTTGAAGAAGTGGAGAAGCTCGGCGGCCGGGTCGCCAAATTCGATTCAAGCATTCCGTCCGGCAAGAATCACTGGGACCGGATGTGCCAGGATGTGGAGGATCAGAAGCGTGTCGAGGCCGCGCTCTTGGACGACGTCTGGTACGTGGCCCTCGAAGCGCCGGAACAGAGCCAACTGCTACGCCAACTCGTCGAGGTCGAACGCCGCCACAAGGGAGCCCTGCAGGACCTCCTAGCGCGCGCCGACCCCCAGGCCGAACAGACCTGACGATGGGCCCCGATGAGCCGGGGCCGCCTGCCCGATACCCCCACTACTGCTCCAGGCGCGGCCGCTTGCGGCCGTCCGAGAACACCATGTCCAGGGCGATTCCCGCGACGATGGCGTCCCAGGCCTGCCTTGCCGACAACCCGGAGGCACGGAAGGTCTGCCACAGGCCGATGATCTCGGTCTCGGTGGGAGGGTCGAAGGAGTCCAGGGAATCCAGGACACCGTTGCCTGCTATCTCTATGTGGTGCATCTGCGTGCGACTCCCATGGCGGTAGAGATGGTGGAAAGGCTGCGAGGGGCGGGAGCGGAGTGCCGCTTCACGCCATCCCGCTATCCCTCCAGCCATCAATCGATAACGGCCAGCCCGGATACTTCGACCATACAATCGGGGTTGTAGAGTCCGGATACCTGAATCAGGGTAATCGCGGGGAAGTGCTTTCCGAAAGTCGCCCGGTAGGAAGCACCGATCTCCTTGCGGTTCTCGTGATACGCGTCCACGTCGGTGACGTACATGGTCAACGTGGCGTAGTTTCGGGGGCTCCCTCCAGCTCCTTCGATGGCCGTACGCAGGTTCTCCCACACCTGCCGGAACTGGGCCGCGAAGTCGCCCTTGCCGACGACTTCCCCGTCGGAGTTGAACGGCGCCTGTCCCGCCACGAGCACCAGCCGGCCGGAAGAGATGCTCGCCAAGTGAGAGTACCCCACCGGGTTCTCCAGCCCGCTCGGATTGATGAGTTCGAAGGCGATAACCGTTCTCCTTATTGCATGGTTCCGAAGCTCTTGCGACATGCCATTCGATAAGCATCGTCCTGCGTATAGTCAAGCACGCCGAGACCGTTAGTCAAGGCGGTCACAGGAATTTTACGAGAACATTTTACGCGGAAATTTCAGCGCCGGCCGAACGCGTCGATGAACGCGCGGATCTCTCCCACCACGTCGTCCGTGCACGGAACATAGGGAAGGATCACGCGCGTGGCGCCGGCCTCGCCGTAGGCCCGCACCTTGTCCAGTACCTCGTCCACGGACGCGCCCGCCACCAGGGGCAGCCCGTCGAACAACCGGTCCGTGACCTGCGCGGCGGCCGCGTGAAAACCCGAGGCGCGCCACGCATCGCGAATCGCCGTGACCTCCTCGCCGAAGCCCATGCGCGTCAGCAGGTCCCGGTAGTAGTCCGCCAGGGCATAGTACGTGAGGATGCGCCCCAGTGCCTGGCGCGCCGCCCCGGTGTCCCGGGCCACGCAGCAGCGCACCTTGCACATGATCTCCAGCGCGTCCGGGTCCTTGCCCGCGAGCCGGGCCCCCTCACGCACGTTCTCGACGATCCGGCGTATCTCCGGCGGATTCGCCATGTTGATCAACACGCCGTCGCTCAGCCGCCCCGCCAGGCGGCTCATCCGCGGCCCGAAAGCCGCCAGATAGACGGGAACGCCACGGCCGGACGGCTTGAACGCGAGCTTGAAGCCGCGCGCGCTGTAGAAACTCCCCTCGTAATCCAGCTTCTCGCCCCGCAACGCCCCCTGGACGATCTCCAGGTACTCGCGGATGCGCGCCAAGGGCCGGTCGAACGCCACACCGTGCCAGTTGGCGATGGTGGGGTTGGAGATGCCGAGCCCGAACAGAAAGCGTCCGTTGGACAGTTCGTCGAGGCCGGCGGCGTGCAGCGCCATGCTCACGGGCGTGCGCCCGAGCATGTGGTATACCGCGGTGCCCACCTTGAGCCGGCTCGTCACGGCCGCCACCGCCGCCAACATCACCGTCGGGTCCTTGTTGTTGGCCTCCCCTCCCCAGGCGCAGTCGAAGCCGCTGTCCTCCGCCGCGCGAGCCAGCGCGGGGATGGCGTCCATGGGCAATTGGGCGCCCGAGTTGAATTCGATGTCGAGCTTCATGGATGTCTCAGGATAGCGTCCACACGCACCCTCCGGGCTGGCCACCCACTTCGGACCGGTGGCCGGTATCGGCGCGCAAGGCCGCCCTTGTTAACACCGCCGCATCCAGCGGTCAAGCGGCAACGCCAATTCCGCCCCTCCCTTGAAACCGCGGGACGGATGCATTAGTTACCGTGCCATGATTATCGACGCCCATGCCCATCTCGTGCCGCAGAGCTGGTACCATCCCAAGTCGCCGCAGGCCATCTTCGACATCCCGCGCGTCATCGACGAGCAGGCCCAGGCCGGCGTGGACCTGACCATCTTCGGCAACAACTGGATCCGCACGCCCCAGGGGAAAGACCCGTACGACATCGTGACGGAGTTCAACGCGTTCGCCGCCGAGACCACCGCGCGCCACTCCGACCACTTCCTGGGGCTGGCGTGCGCCGTGCCCTTCGGCGACGACCGCTTCCTCAAGGAGACCGAGCGGGCGGT
This genomic interval carries:
- a CDS encoding RidA family protein, yielding MSQELRNHAIRRTVIAFELINPSGLENPVGYSHLASISSGRLVLVAGQAPFNSDGEVVGKGDFAAQFRQVWENLRTAIEGAGGSPRNYATLTMYVTDVDAYHENRKEIGASYRATFGKHFPAITLIQVSGLYNPDCMVEVSGLAVID
- a CDS encoding RNA polymerase factor sigma-32, whose translation is MAEHPPIEVVDDSEEPSEDAPVEPVLLDDVDAPVEDAEAEESSGALVPFDALQRYLSEIRRYPILTREEEHELAVQYKELGDIEAAYTLVRSNLRLVVMIAREYERAFRNLLDLVQEGNIGLMESLKNFDPYRGVRFPSYAVWWIRAYIIRYLMNNWRMVKLGTTQAQRRLFFNLQKEKEKLEAEGFVPGAKLIAQRLDVKESEVIEMDQRLSGRDVSTDAPMAQGESLTLLNTLTDNSPTPEERLADAEYREAVKARLTAFGEGLKDKELVVFRERLLAEEPLTLREIGERYGISRERVRQIESRVKKKLKSYLSEEFEVLEGFNERA
- a CDS encoding SRPBCC domain-containing protein is translated as MNFENSIEIGVSRDTTWDFLWDVDRLIACVPGCEEASTVEAGKLYNAKMVARVGPFKVTFPIKIEVLENEPKDRIKARATGSDNKIGSHLKVDLDVSLEDRGEATQVSVVASVDVLGKLATLGHSIIKRKADNDMAKFAEAVKKELEGGA
- a CDS encoding LLM class flavin-dependent oxidoreductase — encoded protein: MKLDIEFNSGAQLPMDAIPALARAAEDSGFDCAWGGEANNKDPTVMLAAVAAVTSRLKVGTAVYHMLGRTPVSMALHAAGLDELSNGRFLFGLGISNPTIANWHGVAFDRPLARIREYLEIVQGALRGEKLDYEGSFYSARGFKLAFKPSGRGVPVYLAAFGPRMSRLAGRLSDGVLINMANPPEIRRIVENVREGARLAGKDPDALEIMCKVRCCVARDTGAARQALGRILTYYALADYYRDLLTRMGFGEEVTAIRDAWRASGFHAAAAQVTDRLFDGLPLVAGASVDEVLDKVRAYGEAGATRVILPYVPCTDDVVGEIRAFIDAFGRR